A portion of the Chloroflexota bacterium genome contains these proteins:
- a CDS encoding rhomboid family intramembrane serine protease — translation MSADPMAVLAEARRLLDSGDPERALAAVEDMTRSGNPELVGAAWMLIGTGRYRMDDEAGAMQAWRAAADTESAASWIGWRSMAEQLVRDGDLNAAIEAYREADRRAPPMERPPIASRLAWLAKETGHDFTARREFNRSRGAYATYAPFVTWILIGANVGVFVLDSVLGGGVLGASGPLLEAGFVSGDAVAAGEWWRILTSAFLHVNLFHILFNMWALFLFGPLLEQLYGRIEYLAIYLLCAAGGSVLTVLAAPQQPAVGASGAIFGLLGLAFAVSRRRHLALPRQTRMVLGQVGSLLFINLAITFFVPGISITGHLGGLAVGLVLGWLLPPSPAFTLAGQWQVASGAVIAGMPMLMRVAVYLGVAGLLVAGTAVAMLNIA, via the coding sequence ATGTCCGCCGACCCCATGGCCGTCCTCGCCGAGGCGCGCCGCCTCCTCGACTCGGGCGACCCCGAACGGGCCCTTGCCGCGGTCGAGGACATGACCCGGTCCGGCAATCCTGAGCTGGTCGGCGCGGCGTGGATGCTGATCGGCACCGGGCGCTACCGCATGGATGACGAAGCCGGCGCCATGCAGGCGTGGAGGGCGGCCGCGGACACCGAGAGCGCCGCCTCGTGGATCGGCTGGCGGTCGATGGCCGAGCAACTGGTGCGCGATGGCGATCTGAATGCCGCCATCGAGGCCTACCGCGAGGCCGATCGCCGGGCCCCGCCGATGGAACGCCCGCCCATAGCCAGCCGGCTGGCCTGGCTGGCCAAGGAGACCGGCCACGACTTCACGGCCCGCCGCGAGTTCAACCGATCCCGAGGGGCGTATGCCACGTACGCCCCGTTCGTGACCTGGATCCTCATCGGCGCCAACGTCGGGGTGTTCGTGCTTGACTCGGTTCTGGGCGGTGGGGTTCTGGGGGCGAGTGGGCCCCTGCTGGAGGCAGGCTTCGTAAGTGGTGACGCGGTGGCGGCCGGCGAGTGGTGGCGGATCCTGACCAGCGCCTTCCTGCACGTCAACCTGTTCCACATCCTGTTCAACATGTGGGCCCTGTTCCTGTTCGGACCGCTCCTCGAGCAGCTGTACGGGCGAATCGAGTACTTGGCCATCTACCTGCTGTGCGCCGCCGGGGGCTCCGTGCTGACCGTCCTGGCCGCACCCCAGCAGCCGGCGGTTGGGGCCAGCGGCGCCATCTTCGGGCTGCTGGGGCTGGCGTTCGCCGTCTCCCGGCGCCGCCATCTGGCGCTGCCGCGGCAGACGCGGATGGTCCTGGGCCAGGTCGGGTCCCTGCTGTTCATCAACCTGGCTATCACGTTCTTCGTGCCCGGGATCAGCATCACCGGCCACCTGGGCGGCCTGGCGGTGGGCCTCGTCCTTGGCTGGCTGCTGCCGCCGTCGCCGGCATTCACCCTGGCCGGCCAATGGCAGGTCGCCAGCGGAGCTGTCATCGCCGGCATGCCGATGCTGATGCGGGTGGCCGTGTACCTGGGGGTCGCCGGGCTGTTGGTGGCCGGCACCGCGGTGGCGATGCTCAACATCGCCTGA
- a CDS encoding helix-turn-helix domain-containing protein — MMQDEGGKLLTATEVAEMLHLHVNTVKRLGDRGELPFFRVVKRGDRRFRYNDVVEFLHRAK; from the coding sequence ATGATGCAAGACGAAGGCGGCAAATTGCTGACGGCCACCGAAGTGGCCGAGATGCTGCATCTCCACGTCAACACCGTGAAGCGCCTTGGCGACCGCGGCGAACTGCCGTTCTTCCGCGTCGTCAAGCGCGGCGACCGCCGCTTCCGGTACAACGACGTGGTGGAGTTCCTGCACCGGGCCAAGTAA
- a CDS encoding (2Fe-2S) ferredoxin domain-containing protein: MSLFERHVFVCTSGEWCPTVDGDGLGVHAALKAHVAEAGLADRVRVNKSGCFSQCGNGPMVVVYPEGIWYSAVSPADTAEILERHLVAGEPVERLRFRPTTMGSHELDRDPDGRPIGRTAPWPTPGRDQIQDA; this comes from the coding sequence ATGTCCCTGTTCGAGCGTCATGTCTTCGTCTGCACCTCCGGGGAGTGGTGCCCCACGGTGGATGGTGACGGACTGGGCGTGCATGCCGCCCTGAAGGCTCACGTGGCCGAGGCCGGCCTGGCCGACCGTGTGCGGGTCAACAAATCCGGCTGCTTCTCCCAGTGCGGCAACGGACCGATGGTGGTGGTCTACCCCGAGGGGATCTGGTACTCGGCGGTCAGCCCTGCTGACACGGCCGAGATCTTGGAGCGCCACCTGGTTGCTGGGGAGCCGGTAGAGCGCCTGCGGTTTCGCCCGACCACGATGGGATCCCACGAGCTGGACCGCGACCCCGACGGCCGGCCGATCGGTCGCACCGCGCCGTGGCCCACGCCCGGTCGGGACCAAATTCAAGACGCCTGA
- a CDS encoding ABC transporter permease gives MTESPLVRVALRVFSGGVLVFLYLPLVVLAVYAFNPSRTLAWPPTGFTLNWFTQAAANPRIIEAFWNSILAGVGATAVALILGTLAALAVQRFEFFGKETISFIVILPIALPGVVTGVALSTTFQTVGIDFGLATIIIGHATFCVVIAYNNVIARLRRLPRSPEEASADLGADSFTTFRRITLPGMRTALLSGALLAFALSFDEVIVTNFTAGPGTETIPLWILGAIQRPNELPVVNVVALVLILLSVLPVYLAQRISEEAGGIAR, from the coding sequence GTGACTGAGTCTCCGCTGGTTCGGGTCGCCCTGCGGGTGTTCTCCGGGGGCGTGCTGGTCTTCCTGTACTTGCCGCTGGTCGTCCTGGCCGTCTACGCCTTCAACCCGAGCCGAACCCTGGCGTGGCCACCCACCGGCTTCACCTTGAACTGGTTCACCCAGGCGGCCGCCAACCCCCGGATCATCGAGGCTTTCTGGAACTCGATCCTGGCTGGCGTGGGCGCGACGGCGGTGGCACTGATCTTGGGGACGCTGGCCGCCCTGGCCGTCCAACGATTCGAGTTCTTCGGCAAGGAGACAATCTCTTTCATCGTCATCCTCCCCATTGCGCTGCCCGGCGTTGTCACCGGCGTCGCGCTGAGCACGACCTTCCAGACCGTGGGCATCGACTTCGGCCTGGCGACGATCATCATCGGGCATGCCACCTTCTGTGTCGTGATTGCCTACAACAACGTCATCGCCCGGCTTCGACGCCTTCCGCGGTCTCCGGAGGAGGCCTCCGCCGATTTGGGGGCGGACTCGTTCACCACGTTCCGGCGGATCACGCTTCCCGGGATGCGCACCGCGCTCCTGTCGGGCGCCCTCTTGGCATTCGCGCTGTCCTTTGATGAAGTCATCGTCACCAACTTCACGGCGGGCCCCGGAACTGAAACCATCCCCTTGTGGATCCTGGGCGCCATCCAGAGACCGAACGAGCTGCCCGTGGTCAACGTCGTGGCGCTGGTCCTGATCCTGCTGTCGGTGCTGCCCGTCTACCTCGCCCAGCGCATCAGCGAGGAGGCAGGAGGGATCGCTCGCTAG
- a CDS encoding ABC transporter permease, translated as MTPSAAPIQPTAGRRFAAWLHARPRVQLRLLLAGPWVWMVLVYLGSLAILLLNAFWEKDAFSGQVIPFTWTLDAFETIFTVDVYRTIAIRTISVAVLVTLTDIALGFPIAYYMARVASPRRRRLLVVAVLMPLWASYLVKIYAWRAILQGNGLVDSILAPLGVEGPGLTEVAGSWLVLSYLWLPYMILPIYAGLERIPNSLLEASSDLGARSWRTFRRVVLPLALPAVVAGSIFTFSLSLGDYITPALVSNTKFIGNVIYDNSTLGSLPIAAAYSLLPIVIMVVYLLIARRFGAFASL; from the coding sequence ATGACGCCGTCAGCGGCGCCTATCCAGCCGACGGCGGGTCGTCGGTTTGCGGCGTGGCTCCACGCCCGACCCCGAGTGCAACTCCGGCTCCTGCTGGCCGGGCCGTGGGTGTGGATGGTCCTGGTCTACCTCGGCTCCCTCGCCATCCTGCTCCTCAACGCGTTCTGGGAAAAAGACGCTTTCAGCGGCCAGGTCATCCCGTTCACATGGACTCTGGACGCGTTCGAGACCATCTTCACCGTCGACGTCTACCGCACGATTGCGATACGGACCATCTCGGTTGCGGTGCTGGTAACGCTGACGGACATCGCGCTGGGGTTCCCGATCGCCTACTACATGGCCCGTGTCGCGTCGCCTCGCCGACGCCGCCTGCTCGTGGTTGCGGTGCTCATGCCGTTGTGGGCGAGCTACCTGGTGAAGATCTACGCCTGGCGGGCGATCCTGCAGGGCAACGGTCTGGTCGACTCCATCCTTGCCCCACTGGGCGTCGAGGGGCCGGGGCTCACCGAGGTCGCCGGTAGCTGGCTGGTGCTCAGCTACCTGTGGTTGCCGTACATGATTCTCCCGATCTATGCCGGGCTGGAACGTATCCCCAACTCGCTGCTCGAAGCGTCGAGCGACCTCGGTGCACGCTCCTGGCGCACGTTTCGCCGGGTCGTGCTGCCCCTGGCTCTGCCCGCTGTCGTTGCCGGGTCGATCTTCACCTTCTCCCTTTCGCTCGGGGACTACATCACCCCGGCCCTGGTCTCGAACACGAAGTTCATCGGTAATGTCATCTACGACAACTCCACCCTGGGCAGTTTGCCGATTGCGGCCGCCTACTCGCTGCTGCCGATCGTGATCATGGTCGTGTACCTGCTGATTGCACGCCGCTTCGGCGCGTTCGCCTCGCTGTGA
- a CDS encoding extracellular solute-binding protein, translating to MTKLRIPALLVVLGLVAAACASPAPSGMLETLGEGEGELNLVIWAGYAERGENDPAYDWVTPFEEETGCQVNTTDMTDSGNGVDLMQTGEYDGISASGDATLRLIAAGTVAPVNVELIPNYVQIFEGLKLQPHNSVDGVPYGVPHGRGANLLLYNTDVISEAPTSWAPVWEDAGDYSGQVSIYNYAIYIADAALHLMQTDPDLGIENPYQLNQEQFDAAVALLQAQSEHAIYWGTAAEQIQSFAAEEAVVGTTWQYQANNLTDSPVAVTLPDEGSTGWSDTWMIASDAAHPNCMYKWMNHMASADANAQATVWFGEAATSDAACEAAEALSPGHCETFHATDEEYFGRVWYWATPQADCADEDDATECVDWDAWVEAWTGVVGG from the coding sequence ATGACGAAACTGCGAATCCCGGCGCTGCTGGTCGTGCTCGGCCTGGTGGCGGCGGCTTGCGCGTCGCCTGCGCCGAGTGGAATGCTCGAGACGCTCGGCGAGGGAGAAGGCGAGCTGAACCTCGTCATCTGGGCCGGGTATGCCGAGCGCGGCGAGAACGACCCGGCGTACGACTGGGTCACCCCGTTTGAGGAAGAGACCGGCTGCCAGGTGAACACCACCGACATGACCGATTCCGGGAATGGTGTCGACCTCATGCAGACCGGTGAATACGACGGCATCTCCGCGTCGGGCGATGCCACCCTCCGGCTCATCGCGGCCGGCACCGTGGCTCCGGTGAACGTCGAGCTCATTCCGAATTACGTGCAGATCTTCGAGGGCCTGAAGCTCCAGCCGCACAACTCGGTGGACGGCGTCCCCTACGGCGTTCCGCACGGTCGCGGCGCCAACCTGCTCCTGTACAACACCGACGTGATCTCCGAGGCCCCCACCAGCTGGGCTCCGGTCTGGGAGGACGCGGGGGACTATTCGGGGCAGGTCAGCATCTACAACTACGCGATCTACATTGCCGATGCCGCCCTGCATCTGATGCAGACCGATCCCGACCTCGGCATCGAAAACCCGTACCAGCTCAACCAGGAGCAGTTCGACGCCGCGGTGGCGCTGCTCCAGGCTCAGAGCGAGCACGCGATCTACTGGGGCACAGCCGCGGAGCAGATCCAGTCATTCGCTGCGGAAGAAGCGGTGGTCGGCACCACCTGGCAATACCAGGCGAATAACCTGACCGATTCGCCGGTGGCGGTCACCCTGCCCGACGAGGGCTCGACCGGGTGGTCCGACACCTGGATGATCGCCTCCGATGCCGCGCATCCCAACTGCATGTACAAGTGGATGAACCACATGGCATCGGCGGATGCGAATGCCCAGGCCACGGTGTGGTTCGGGGAGGCAGCAACCAGTGACGCCGCATGCGAGGCCGCCGAGGCGCTCTCGCCGGGACACTGCGAAACGTTCCACGCCACCGACGAGGAGTACTTCGGCCGGGTTTGGTACTGGGCGACCCCTCAGGCCGACTGCGCCGATGAGGACGACGCGACCGAGTGCGTGGATTGGGACGCCTGGGTCGAGGCCTGGACTGGCGTCGTGGGCGGCTGA
- a CDS encoding ABC transporter ATP-binding protein, translating into MAIDTAAPQAAPAARSSVPAVKLEGLEKTFGDVVAVAGIDLDIADGEFFSMLGPSGSGKTTTLRLIAGFELPTAGRILLHGHDVTGIPPFDRDVNTVFQDYALFPHMTVGQNVAYGLEIRKVPRPERDVRVAEALAMVRLDGFENRRPNQLSGGQRQRVALARALVNRPRVLLLDEPLGALDLKLREQMQIELKDIQKEVGITFVYVTHDQDEALTMSDRLAVFNRGSIEQVGTPADVYEHPATTFVAGFVGTSNLLRDETARAVIGRDGIFTVRPEKIRIEDPTTAPEADEQSTTGQVREVVYLGSDTRYIVALDAGGELVVTQQNLQTSSMEVLAARGRPVRLIWKRHHVLSLAAGQETEGAQEGVESP; encoded by the coding sequence GTGGCGATCGACACTGCTGCTCCGCAGGCCGCACCCGCGGCGCGGTCATCGGTTCCCGCGGTCAAGCTGGAGGGCCTGGAGAAGACCTTCGGCGACGTGGTAGCCGTCGCCGGAATTGACCTCGACATCGCCGACGGCGAGTTCTTCTCGATGCTCGGGCCATCCGGCTCGGGCAAGACCACCACCCTGAGACTGATCGCCGGCTTCGAGCTGCCCACTGCCGGCCGGATCCTCCTCCACGGACACGACGTCACCGGTATCCCGCCCTTCGACCGCGATGTGAACACGGTCTTCCAGGACTACGCCCTGTTCCCGCACATGACGGTCGGGCAGAACGTGGCCTACGGTCTCGAGATTCGAAAGGTTCCCCGCCCAGAGCGTGATGTCCGGGTCGCGGAAGCGTTGGCCATGGTTCGCCTGGATGGATTCGAAAACCGGCGCCCGAACCAGCTGTCTGGGGGCCAGCGCCAGAGGGTGGCCTTGGCCCGGGCATTGGTCAACCGGCCGCGAGTCCTGCTGCTCGACGAGCCGCTGGGTGCCCTGGACCTGAAGCTCCGAGAACAGATGCAGATCGAGCTGAAGGACATCCAGAAGGAGGTTGGCATCACGTTCGTGTACGTCACCCACGACCAGGACGAGGCCCTCACCATGAGCGATCGACTGGCGGTCTTCAATCGCGGGTCGATCGAGCAGGTGGGGACCCCAGCCGACGTGTACGAGCACCCGGCAACCACATTCGTGGCCGGCTTCGTCGGGACATCGAACCTGCTCCGGGACGAGACCGCCCGAGCGGTCATCGGTCGAGACGGCATCTTCACGGTCAGACCAGAGAAGATCCGGATCGAGGATCCGACGACGGCTCCTGAAGCCGATGAGCAGTCGACAACCGGTCAGGTGCGCGAAGTGGTCTACCTGGGATCGGATACGCGATATATCGTTGCCCTGGATGCTGGTGGCGAACTGGTCGTCACCCAGCAGAACCTACAGACATCATCCATGGAGGTTCTCGCCGCGCGGGGGCGACCTGTTCGCCTGATCTGGAAGCGGCACCACGTGTTGAGCCTGGCCGCCGGCCAGGAAACGGAGGGGGCACAAGAGGGAGTGGAGAGTCCATGA
- a CDS encoding DMT family transporter, whose product MIQPGVLWGVATGAAWGVADFAGGLASRRAAPIAVTAGSQVIGLLALLAGVVVVAPAAPAPETLALGALAGIGGGLGLAFLYQALSTGAMGLVSALSGAGAAVIPLLVTVLLGAELALVAVIGVGCVVAAAVAATDISRDAASRSALLLSLGAAVGFSTWYLIIDRAAEQNGLWALVASRAAAVVVTVAIVAFTRARSSLPALRSVFPLIVAAGALDVAANVFFVLARDDISVALAAPLSGLYPLATMVLARAVLGERLPRLGLLSVLLAVAGIVLISLGR is encoded by the coding sequence GTGATCCAGCCTGGAGTCTTGTGGGGAGTGGCGACCGGCGCCGCCTGGGGCGTGGCGGACTTTGCCGGTGGCCTCGCCTCGCGCCGCGCAGCGCCGATCGCGGTGACGGCCGGATCGCAGGTCATCGGGCTCCTGGCGCTCCTGGCCGGGGTCGTCGTCGTAGCGCCCGCGGCCCCGGCACCCGAGACGCTGGCCCTCGGCGCCCTGGCTGGGATCGGCGGCGGACTCGGTCTCGCCTTCCTGTATCAGGCGCTGTCGACCGGGGCCATGGGCCTCGTGTCGGCGCTGTCCGGAGCAGGCGCGGCCGTCATCCCTCTGCTGGTGACTGTCCTGCTGGGAGCTGAGTTGGCGCTGGTGGCGGTAATCGGGGTGGGTTGCGTGGTCGCCGCGGCCGTGGCGGCCACCGATATTTCGCGCGACGCCGCGAGCCGCTCGGCCCTCCTCCTTTCGCTGGGCGCGGCGGTCGGGTTCAGCACCTGGTACCTGATCATCGACCGCGCGGCCGAGCAGAACGGGCTCTGGGCGCTGGTAGCCAGCCGAGCGGCAGCGGTCGTGGTGACCGTCGCCATCGTGGCGTTCACCCGCGCACGTTCCAGCCTGCCTGCCCTCCGATCCGTCTTCCCCCTGATCGTGGCGGCCGGCGCGCTCGACGTGGCGGCCAACGTGTTCTTCGTTCTCGCGCGCGACGACATCAGCGTCGCGCTGGCCGCTCCCCTGTCGGGCCTCTACCCGCTGGCCACCATGGTCCTGGCGCGTGCCGTCCTCGGGGAGCGCCTGCCGCGCCTAGGACTCCTCAGCGTGCTGCTGGCCGTGGCCGGGATCGTGCTCATCTCGCTGGGTCGCTAG
- a CDS encoding thiamine pyrophosphate-dependent enzyme has product MTFDRVAVVEDALDGLLTGLTPAARLEPGASLRPGSTLTAREAVELFEDQVTSRQLDVAARQLKKTNRSFHTVGGAGHENNAVLGAQLRITDPSFLHYRSGGFMMARSRQLPGSTPAFDALLGIVASREDPIAQGRHKVWGSRPLWVPPQTSTIASHLPKAVGMAFSLARARRLGLGDELPPDAIVMCSFGDATVNHATALAAFNTARYGARIGLPMPILFVCEDNQTGISVPTPEGWLAETFSTQTHLHYRHASGEVDEVWDAVAEAIRLVRSAREPLFLHLDVVRLWGHAGSDAEQAYRSLDEIAATESHDPLLRNARRLVETGAATPDQLRALVADVRDRIQAASEEATLRPRLTTTAEVTAPLAPYHPKRVATRASKPVLKADVRRATFGGTLPEEATKPNSRTLAGLINAALSDELARRPELIVFGEDVARKGGVYNVTHDLQQRFGAGRVFDTLLDETSILGIAQGAAHAGLLPIPEIQYLAYLHNALDQIRGEAATLQFFSSGQFRNPMVVRVPGLAYQKGFGGHFHNDNSIGALRDIPGVVIAVPARGDDAARMLRGAVAMAREDGLVVIFLEPIALYHERDQHTEGDGGWLADYPPPPGHLLPGEVGVYGADATDLLIVSYANGLRLSLQAQAILAQEHGITARVVDLRWLAPLPLEAVRRHAADCGRVLIVDECRATGGGVADALIADLAERSFGGRLASVRAVDSFVPLGTATSAVLVGLDHVVAAAVKTAHSKVRVKPHRRRAGATSGSRS; this is encoded by the coding sequence ATGACCTTCGACCGGGTCGCCGTGGTCGAGGATGCCCTGGATGGACTCCTCACCGGCCTGACGCCTGCCGCCCGCCTAGAGCCGGGCGCGTCGCTGCGCCCGGGCTCAACTCTGACCGCACGGGAGGCGGTCGAACTGTTCGAGGACCAGGTCACCAGCCGCCAGCTGGACGTGGCCGCACGGCAGCTGAAGAAGACGAACCGCAGCTTCCACACCGTCGGTGGAGCCGGCCACGAGAACAATGCGGTCCTGGGCGCCCAGCTCCGGATCACGGACCCGTCCTTCCTCCATTACCGCTCGGGCGGATTCATGATGGCTCGGTCGCGGCAGCTGCCGGGCAGCACCCCGGCCTTCGATGCTTTGCTGGGTATCGTCGCATCCCGCGAAGACCCCATCGCCCAGGGACGGCACAAGGTGTGGGGCAGCCGCCCGCTGTGGGTACCGCCTCAGACCTCCACCATCGCCTCCCACCTGCCCAAGGCGGTGGGGATGGCGTTTTCCCTGGCCCGTGCCCGGCGACTGGGGCTGGGCGACGAGCTGCCACCCGACGCCATCGTGATGTGTTCGTTCGGCGACGCGACGGTGAACCATGCCACCGCCCTGGCGGCCTTCAACACCGCGCGCTACGGCGCGCGCATCGGTCTGCCCATGCCCATCCTGTTCGTCTGCGAGGACAACCAGACCGGCATCAGTGTGCCCACCCCGGAAGGCTGGCTGGCCGAGACGTTCTCCACCCAAACCCACCTCCACTACCGGCATGCGTCGGGCGAGGTCGACGAGGTGTGGGACGCGGTAGCGGAGGCCATCCGGCTCGTTCGGTCCGCCCGCGAGCCGCTCTTCCTGCACCTCGACGTCGTGCGGCTGTGGGGTCATGCCGGGAGTGACGCGGAGCAGGCGTACCGGTCGCTGGACGAGATTGCCGCCACCGAAAGCCATGATCCGCTGCTGCGCAATGCGCGGCGCCTGGTGGAGACCGGTGCCGCCACGCCCGATCAGCTCCGGGCCCTGGTGGCCGACGTCCGGGATCGAATCCAGGCCGCCTCGGAGGAAGCCACCCTTCGCCCGCGGCTGACGACCACCGCCGAGGTGACGGCTCCACTGGCCCCCTACCATCCCAAGCGGGTCGCCACCCGGGCGTCCAAGCCCGTGCTCAAGGCGGACGTCCGCCGCGCAACGTTCGGCGGGACCCTCCCCGAGGAGGCGACCAAGCCCAACTCCAGGACCCTGGCCGGACTCATCAACGCCGCGCTGTCCGACGAGCTGGCTCGCCGCCCCGAGCTGATCGTGTTCGGCGAGGACGTCGCTCGCAAGGGCGGCGTCTACAACGTGACCCACGACCTCCAGCAGCGGTTCGGGGCCGGTCGGGTCTTCGACACCCTGCTGGACGAGACCTCGATCCTCGGCATCGCCCAGGGGGCGGCGCACGCCGGGCTCCTGCCCATCCCCGAGATCCAGTACCTGGCCTATCTTCACAACGCGCTGGACCAGATCCGGGGCGAGGCGGCCACCCTCCAGTTCTTCAGCTCTGGCCAGTTCCGCAACCCCATGGTCGTCCGGGTGCCGGGCCTCGCCTACCAGAAGGGCTTCGGCGGCCACTTCCACAACGACAACAGCATCGGCGCCCTGCGCGACATCCCCGGCGTGGTGATAGCCGTCCCGGCGCGGGGCGACGACGCGGCCCGGATGTTGCGCGGGGCGGTTGCCATGGCGCGGGAAGACGGATTGGTCGTGATCTTCCTCGAGCCCATCGCCCTCTACCACGAGCGCGACCAGCACACCGAAGGCGACGGCGGCTGGCTGGCCGATTACCCACCCCCACCCGGGCATCTGCTGCCGGGTGAGGTGGGGGTGTACGGAGCCGATGCGACCGATCTGCTCATCGTCAGCTACGCGAACGGGCTCCGCCTCTCCCTTCAGGCCCAGGCCATCCTTGCCCAGGAGCACGGGATCACGGCCCGAGTGGTGGATCTGCGCTGGCTGGCGCCCCTCCCGCTTGAGGCAGTCCGCCGCCATGCGGCGGACTGCGGACGGGTGCTGATCGTCGACGAATGCCGCGCCACCGGGGGCGGCGTGGCCGATGCGTTGATCGCGGACCTCGCCGAGCGCTCCTTCGGGGGCCGGCTGGCGAGCGTGCGGGCGGTCGACTCGTTCGTCCCGCTGGGGACGGCCACTTCAGCGGTGCTGGTGGGTCTGGACCACGTCGTGGCCGCGGCGGTCAAGACCGCCCACTCGAAGGTCCGCGTCAAGCCACACCGGCGACGCGCCGGCGCCACATCGGGCAGCCGATCATGA